One segment of Malassezia restricta chromosome V, complete sequence DNA contains the following:
- a CDS encoding chitinase → MPFHLRSKLANVFHTSSHGGPDRQVQVAYFPNWSIYQKGYKPEHVPVQHLTHILYAFANIKDSGEVVLSDEWADRQIKYDGDQEHDGAMFGNLNQFLQLKKQHRHLKTLLSIGGWSYSGSFCGMNDAAKRQTFIESAVKLLADCGFDGLDIDWEYPQSDMEAQAYVQLLSGLRRALDEYGQRATPNDPHYLLTIAAPCSPQKYQILKLKDMDKYLDFWNLMAYDFSGSWDQVANHQANLYGGAISVSKAVDDYKHRGVPLNKMVLGIPAYGRGFVGTGGPGQPYRHASETEGGTYLYKNLPRQNAQEHFDKRAGASWSHDGNELISYDSPEAVHAKAEYIKNKGMLGAMFWELSGDVPADQDRSLVRTMALALGDLDQSQNHIAYPESVHPNVRA, encoded by the coding sequence ATGCCATTCCATCTACGCAGTAAACTAGCCAACGTGTTCCATACATCGTCCCACGGCGGGCCGGACAGGCAGGTGCAAGTGGCCTACTTCCCTAATTGGTCGATCTACCAGAAAGGCTACAAGCCCGAGCATGTGCCGGTCCAGCACTTGACGCACATTCTGTACGCGTTTGCCAACATCAAAGACAGTGGTGAGGTAGTATTGTCAGATGAATGGGCTGATCGTCAGATCAAGTACGATGGCGATCAAGAGCACGATGGGGCTATGTTTGGCAATTTGAACCAGTTTCTTCAGCTCAAGAAACAGCACAGGCACCTAAAGACGCTGCTATCCATTGGTGGCTGGTCGTATTCAGGCAGCTTCTGTGGCATGAATGACGCAGCCAAGCGTCAGACATTCATCGAATCTGCCGTCAAGCTCCTGGCAGACTGTGGCTTTGACGGCCTTGATATTGACTGGGAGTACCCCCAGTCCGACATGGAAGCGCAAGCGTACGTCCAGCTTCTGTCAgggctgcgacgcgccctTGACGAATACGGTCAGCGTGCTACCCCGAATGATCCTCACTACCTTCTGACGATCGCAGCACCATGCTCGCCACAGAAGTATCAAATCCTCAAGCTGAAGGATATGGATAAGTATCTTGATTTTTGGAATCTGATGGCGTACGACTTCAGTGGTAGCTGGGACCAGGTGGCGAATCATCAGGCGAATCTCTATGGTGGGGCAATTTCCGTGTCGAAAGCCGTGGATGACTACAAACATAGAGGCGTGCCGCTCAACAAGATGGTCCTGGGCATTCCCGCATATGGCCGTGGCTTTGTCGGTACAGGCGGCCCAGGTCAGCCATATCGCCACGCAAGTGAAACAGAAGGTGGCACGTACCTGTACAAAAATCTTCCGCGTCAGAATGCGCAAGAGCATTTCGATAAgcgcgccggcgcatcaTGGTCTCATGACGGCAACGAGTTGATTTCGTACGACTCGCCCGAGGCAgtgcatgccaaggccgaGTATATAAAAAACAAGGGTATGCTGGGTGCCATGTTCTGGGAGTTGAGCGGCGATGTGCCGGCCGACCAGGATCGTTCGCTCGTGCGTACGATGGCCCTTGCACTGGGTGATCTGGATCAAAGCCAAAACCACATTGCCTACCCTGAGAGTGTGCATCCCAACGTGCGCGCCTAG
- a CDS encoding WD repeat protein, protein MLDEETLRSMLPGRFGQQGKNELPTAQEPNEASQEEEKEEKAPVPDTLDVLKEYAGLPLTRSIQLKDHTKSVCALGIDRSGARVASGSTDYDVKLWDFGGMASNLRPFKTFEPAENYPVIQLAFAPQSKNLLCLNAAPQPRVYDYDGNELAVYKKGDVFMRDMRHTTGHISDITCGMWHPLDDTHFMTGGSDSTIRLWDVNHKASQKTVIVLRSKNRGTKTQVSAATYTPDARAIVATGQDGAMYMWATNGNYARPSATVQGAHTASQSATSLAASSDGYTLASRGADDSLKLWDLRQLRSPLAEKQELPNGSDHTDVLFSPDGRQVMTGLASVPGGSMRTSDPLSQWGQLAVFTSDTLHQQLVYPVAQSSVIRIAWHARLDQVFASTRDGSVHVFYDEHASQLGALLSVNKRARTRTNPFADDGSQTDPYADVPIIIPEETDHDDWLDPVYKKPQFPRNPKNARVPERPLEGRGKGGRIGRSALQPLMKDLVESDLRSEDPREALLKYADKAQKDPRWTAAYANTQPKAIFDEEKDT, encoded by the coding sequence ATGCTGGACGAAGAGACTCTTCGGTCCATGCTGCCCGGCCGCTTTGGGCAGCAGGGTAAGAATGAGCTTCCAACTGCACAGGAGCCTAACGAAGCAAGTCAAGAAGAAGAGAAGGAGGAAAAAGCCCCTGTACCTGACACTTTGGACGTACTCAAAGAGTACGCAGGATTGCCACTTACTCGTTCCATCCAGCTCAAGGACCATACCAAGTCCGTGTGCGCCCTAGGCATTGACCGCAGTGGTGCGCGCGTGGCCTCGGGATCCACCGACTACGATGTAAAGCTGTGGGACTTTGGTGGTATGGCATCCAATCTGCGTCCTTTCAAGACGTTTGAGCCAGCAGAAAATTACCCCGTCATTCAGTTGGCGTTCGCCCCACAAAGCAAGAACTTGCTGTGCCTGAACGCTGCGCCCCAGCCACGAGTGTACGACTACGACGGCAACGAACTAGCCGTCTATAAAAAAGGTGATGTGTTCATGCGTGATATGCGGCATACTACGGGACATATTAGCGACATCACCTGTGGTATGTGGCACCCACTGGACGACACACATTTCATGACTGGCGGCTCTGACAGCACTATCCGTCTTTGGGACGTGAACCACAAAGCGAGCCAAAAGACTGTGATTGTCTTGCGCTCAAAAAACCGCGGCACCAAGACTCAAGTATCGGCTGCCACTTACACACCCGACGCCCGCGCCATTGTAGCAACAGGCCAAGATGGCGCCATGTACATGTGGGCTACGAACGGAAACTACGCGCGCCCCTCCGCGACCGTGCAGGGTGCTCATACAGCCTCCCAGAGCGCCACGAGTTTGGCCGCCTCCTCTGATGGATACACGCTTGCATCACGAGGAGCCGACGACTCGCTCAAGCTGTGGGATCTGCGTCAGCTGCGCTCGCCTTTGGCTGAGAAGCAGGAGCTTCCGAATGGAAGCGACCACACTGATGTTTTGTTCAGCCCCGACGGACGTCAAGTCATGACCGGCCTCGCGTCTGTGCCAGGCGGCTCGATGCGGACGTCGGACCCTCTGAGTCAATGGGGCCAGTTGGCCGTCTTCACCTCTGACACGCTACATCAGCAGCTTGTATACCCTGTGGCTCAGTCAAGCGTGATTCGTATCGCGTGGCATGCGCGTCTTGACCAGGTCTTTGCATCAACACGCGACGGAAGCGTGCATGTGTTCTACGACGAGCATGCGTCACAACTGGGGGCTCTTCTTTCGGTAAACaagcgcgcacgcacacggACGAATCCCTTCGCGGACGATGGCTCACAAACTGATCCTTATGCTGACGTGCCCATCATTATACCGGAAGAAACGGACCACGACGACTGGCTCGATCCCGTCTACAAGAAGCCGCAGTTCCCACGCAATCCCAAGAATGCTCGCGTGCCTGAGCGGCCGCTTGAAGGCCGTGGCAAGGGTGGTCGGATTGGTCGCTCAGCATTGCAGCCTTTGATGAAGGATCTTGTCGAGAGTGATCTTCGCTCAGAAGACCCGCGCGAAGCACTGCTCAAGTACGCTGATAAGGCGCAGAAGGACCCACGTTGGACGGCAGCGTATGCTAATACGCAACCCAAAGCTATATTTGACGAAGAAAAAGACACCTAG
- a CDS encoding putative integral membrane protein that interacts with Rpp0p has translation MLNASGLDDSDDEWQDMPIEHVGPWSPSSANTNSDSDSESDNERSPKSKRVAREAKLMRQRRAHMRGRGTSAQGGTSNTAGRHLDVHDVRGYDWRTRPDEQVADSQALGSEGVGYTKLRLDDADEDAELEAATDYLFQEDLNRLDDADDPSAAPISQLALTKRLLSDVQKLAYVGLCSTLCSQIVKELEQLGAKDDRPAIQSAKEWGLRVMIRLYQHLDVEPAEQSMIESLSLHGILPSDLAPSLIATQTIPNPAYDPALAKQEASQPKPPALPQTPKVKQAATSTPETAESPSILTDPNTASQVTEHASALSGEATRVPEASLKAPHTSSHAHASVTTLDGVTTEVNAANKTITLDLRWTVLCDLFLVLTADSVYDARSRVLLERLAELIGLSWMDVTKFEKRITDSLEIEEDVQTLDDKSITQHHDSASRHKRLMMMGLATVGGGLVIGLSAGLLAPVIGAGIGAALGAVGISGTSAFFSGVGGAAIITTTGTISGAAMGGKGMRRRVKSVQIFEFRPLHYHKRVNCIITVPGFLKGAEDDPTLPYSVIDPIMGDVFSIMWEPQMMQEMGNAMSILWNETLVQGVQQVLAATVAGAMFSALAWPLWLTKLNYLIDNPWSNATERARAAGLILADVLIHRQMGVRPITLVGYSLGARMIFYALLELARKKAFGIVQNVFLMGAPVPSRENEWKTARTVVSGRFVNAFARSDWILAYLHRATSGGVRNIAGLYPVEFGCGIENIDVTNIVPGHLAYRALTPLLLGELGFQTTADYFDEPESLDHVPERTVEKESPQKQHSTATQSLKNFIWGKKEKSPDTVPPPPQLVYDAMEDEVKKPQTSSLESMPVVPTDVVHAPRSDAPQDIPKPIPDDGAELGESSPPMEHQSDDKNSRSPSNEHVAGSDAKEEEAPASKDHEKIPDQQSQHEEPHDVGHQETLRALEAHDHDRHEHHLSDEESEHVASNIPVPEEESPAYASYGLAADEAAQLAAQFNSGLKPTSPIHVPNEEWETSPDHVLLTSPKRSSDLPAWAAENPWDA, from the coding sequence ATGCTGAATGCAAGTGGGCTTGATGACTCGGACGATGAATGGCAGGATATGCCCATAGAGCATGTAGGACCTTGGAGTCCCAGCTCAGCCAATACCAACAGTGATAGCGACAGCGAATCGGACAACGAGCGGTCTCCGAAGAGTAAGCGCGTTGCGCGTGAGGCCAAGCTtatgcgccagcgacgcgcgcatATGCGGGGCCGTGGCACTTCGGCACAGGGTGGCACCTCCAATACGGCAGGTCGACATCTAGAcgtgcacgacgtgcgtggctATGACTGGCGAACGCGGCCTGATGAGCAGGTGGCCGATTCTCAGGCGCTAGGCTCGGAAGGCGTGGGATATACCAAGCTGCGTCTGGATGATGCTGACGAGGATGCAGAACTGGAAGCAGCTACGGACTACTTGTTCCAAGAAGACCTGAATCGCTTAGACGATGCAGACGACCCATCCGCCGCCCCCATTTCGCAACTGGCCTTGACCAAGCGTTTACTCTCCGATGTACAGAAATTAGCATATGTGGGCTTGTGCAGCACCCTCTGCAGCCAGATTGTAAAGGAACTGGAGCAGCTAGGAGCGAAGGATGATCGTCCGGCCATTCAGAGTGCCAAAGAATGGGGGCTGCGCGTCATGATTCGTTTGTATCAGCATCTAGACGTGGAGCCTGCCGAGCAGTCGATGATCGAGTCATTATCGCTGCACGGGATCCTTCCTTCCGATCTGGCACCCAGCTTGATCGCTACGCAGACGATTCCTAATCCCGCCTATGACCCCGCGCTGGCGAAACAAGAAGCCTCCCAACCCAAGCCACCAGCGCTCCCACAGACTCCCAAGGTGAAGCAAGCGGCCACTTCGACCCCAGAAACTGCTGAATCTCCCAGCATCCTGACTGATCCCAATACTGCCTCTCAAGTCACAGAACATGCGAGTGCCTTGTCAGGCGAGGCCACGCGTGTCCCTGAAGCGTCCCTCAAAGCGCCGCATACATCTTCTCACGCTCACGCTTCTGTAACAACGTTGGATGGCGTAACCACCGAGGTGAACGCTGCCAACAAGACGATCACGCTGGACCTGCGCTGGACGGTCCTTTGTGACTTGTTCTTGGTACTTACGGCTGACAGTGTGTATGATGCCCGTTCTCGTGTGTTGCTGGAGCGCCTTGCAGAGCTCATTGGTCTCTCTTGGATGGATGTGACAAAGTTTGAAAAGCGCATCACGGATTCTTTAGAAATTGAAGAAGATGTGCAGACACTGGACGACAAGAGCATCACACAACACCACGATTCAGCATCTCGACACAAGCGCCTCATGATGATGGGCCTCGCCACCGTCGGTGGTGGTCTGGTCATTGGCTTGTCGGCTGGTCTGCTTGCTCCTGTGATCGGTGCTGGTATCGGTGCGGCTCTGGGTGCCGTGGGTATTAGTGGAACGTCGGCATTTTTCAGTGGTGTGGGCGGTGCAGCCATCATCACGACCACAGGTACGATTAGTGGCGCCGCGATGGGCGGAAAAGGTATGAGGCGACGAGTCAAGAGCGTGCAGATCTTTGAATTTCGACCGCTGCACTACCACAAGCGAGTCAACTGTATTATTACTGTGCCGGGTTTTCTAAAAGGTGCGGAAGATGACCCGACACTACCCTACAGCGTCATTGACCCGATCATGGGCGACGTGTTTAGTATCATGTGGGAGCCTCAGATGATGCAAGAAATGGGTAACGCTATGTCGATCTTGTGGAACGAGACGCTGGTGCAGGGTGTGCAGCAAGTCTTGGCGGCCACCGTGGCTGGTGCCATGTTTAGCGCCTTGGCTTGGCCCCTGTGGCTCACGAAGCTCAACTACCTCATCGACAACCCCTGGTCCAATGCCACGGAacgtgctcgagcagccgGGCTGATTCTGGCGGATGTCCTGATCCACCGGCAAATGGGTGTCCGTCCCATCACGCTTGTAGGGTACAGTCTTGGAGCACGCATGATTTTCTATGCACTCTTGGAGTTGGCTCGCAAGAAAGCATTCGGCATTGTACAAAATGTGTTCCTGATGGGCGCACCTGTACCGTCGCGTGAGAATGAGTGGAAGACGGCGCGAACCGTCGTGTCTGGCCGCTTTGTGAACGCGTTTGCACGCTCAGACTGGATTCTAGCGTACTTGCATCGTGCCACATCAGGCGGTGTGCGCAATATTGCTGGACTGTATCCAGTGGAATTTGGATGCGGCATCGAGAACATTGATGTGACGAATATTGTACCAGGCCACCTCGCTTACCGAGCGCTCACGCCTCTCTTGCTAGGTGAGCTTGGCTTTCAGACGACTGCTGATTACTTTGACGAGCCAGAGTCACTGGATCATGTGCCAGAGCGTACGGTCGAGAAAGAGAGCCCCCAAAAGCAGCATTCCACCGCGACGCAAAGTCTCAAGAACTTTATTTGGGGCAAGAAGGAAAAGAGTCCTGACACTGTtccaccgccgccgcagcTAGTGTACGATGCGATGGAGGACGAAGTAAAGAAGCCGCAGACATCCAGTCTCGAATCCATGCCAGTAGTGCCTACCGATGTGGTGCATGCTCCGCGGTCAGACGCGCCTCAAGACATACCCAAACCCATACCGGATGACGGCGCCGAGCTAGGAGAAAGCAGCCCTCCCATGGAGCATCAAAGCGATGACAAGAACAGTCGCTCGCCTTCGAATGAACATGTGGCAGGCTCTGACGCCAaagaggaagaagcgcCTGCCTCTAAGGATCATGAGAAAATCCCTGATCAACAGAGTCAACATGAGGAACCTCATGATGTTGGCCATCAGGAAACTCTACGTGCGCTCGAAGCACATGACCACGATCGACATGAACACCACCTGTCTGACGAAGAGTCTGAGCATGTTGCTTCCAACATACCCGTTCCAGAGGAAGAATCACCTGCCTACGCATCCTATGGCCTTGCTGCGGACGAGGCAGCTCAACTTGCAGCCCAGTTCAACAGCGGCTTAAAGCCGACATCGCCTATCCATGTCCCGAACGAAGAATGGGAGACATCACCTGATCATGTCTTGTTGACGTCGCCAAAGCGCTCGTCGGATCTGCCTGCGTGGGCAGCTGAGAACCCTTGGGATGCGTAG
- a CDS encoding signal recognition particle subunit SRP14, which yields MRVDAKEFVVRLEELFARTKDARSVHISSKKQPYEDGSVTHAILFRVTDGGSKERAKFSTLVPPSDILAFQDTYLTTLRTHLAENLKKRDKAKERRVDKTLAASRKKLEENDGKVKILGAKRGKGRRQRMRALRRARILRQARAQAQHPPSATQA from the exons ATGCGTGTGGACGCGAAGGAG TTTGTTGTGCGCCTAGAAGAGCTCTTTGCTCGAACAAAGGATGCGCGCTCCGTGCACATCAGCTCAAAGAAAC AGCCATACGAGGACGGGTCCGTGACCCATGCCATACTGTTCCGCGTCACAGACGGCGGCAGCAAAGAACGCGCCAAGTTCAGCACCCTC GTGCCCCCCAGCGACATACTTGCGTTCCAAGATACCTACCTCACAACTCTGCGCACGCATCTGGCAGAGAACCTCAAGAAGCGCGACAAGGCCAAAGAGCGCCGCGTTGACAAGACCctggctgcgtcgcgcaAGAAGCTGGAAGAGAATGATGGCAAGGTGAAAATTCTTGGTGCCA AGCGTGGTAAAGGTCGGAGACAGCGCATGCGGGCCcttcgtcgtgcgcggATACTACGACAGGCTCGTGCTCAGGCGCAGCATCCGCCGTCTGCCACCCAAGCCTAG
- a CDS encoding auxin efflux carrier, with amino-acid sequence MNLLPELGPVGRLVIVTLSCILQIVAVSGMGYIMARVGVLDRRMQSKLNKLNVSVLTPALLFGKIAFYLTPQRLTELAIVPAGFLCVSVISALAAALTSRLLRVLPGQRNFVMACSITPNSNTLPVALISSLVYSVPELHWVENGQDSDQPELMFGRALTYLVMFSTLGTVQRWSIAAKLLEGVKGISNFYYGSDHPSRSGFRDDVTDPLIDEHHRSQFADRNSILLHAPATSSPLRSELLADEAQEADTPSVPAPPSHGWAYAVTRPMIRFWHAFLNFMTVPLWAALLSFIIVLLPKVQNFVKSVDPFVDAVEQLGQCSVPMSILVLGSYFHDSDEDESNVTNHGSMMSAREDAPDAHEHAAEAAWEKRMTWRTIVAASASRMIVTPLLMLPLVAYVCLTNDTEVVGDPVFIACACLVIGSPPALTLAQISRQRGDPSSNLEALISGTIFVSYIFLTGPVTVLLVFFALYIDKMQALFL; translated from the coding sequence ATGAACCTGCTGCCTGAGCTGGGACCTGTTGGCCGGCTCGTGATTGTAACTTTATCATGTATTCTGCAAATTGTAGCTGTGAGTGGCATGGGCTATATTATGGCCCGGGTGGGCGTGCTTGACCGACGCATGCAAAGTAAGCTCAATAAGCTCAATGTGTCTGTGCTCACGCCCGCGTTGCTCTTCGGCAAAATTGCGTTCTATCTCACGCCCCAGCGTCTCACGGAGCTTGCGATTGTGCCGGCTGGCTTTTTGTGTGTGTCTGTGATATCTGCCCTGGCGGCCGCGCTCACGTCGCGCTTGCTTCGTGTCCTTCCAGGGCAGCGCAACTTTGTGATGGCCTGCTCTATCACGCCCAACTCGAATACGCTACCTGTGGCCCTTATTTCCTCGCTTGTATATTCGGTGCCGGAGTTGCACTGGGTCGAGAATGGCCAAGACTCGGATCAGCCCGAGCTCATGTTTGGTCGGGCCCTGACATACCTCGTCATGTTTTCTACGCTCGGCACGGTGCAGCGATGGAGTATCGCTGCCAAACTCTTGGAGGGCGTGAAGGGCATATCCAATTTTTACTACGGATCCGACCATCCGAGCCGCTCCGGATTTCGCGATGACGTCACGGACCCCCTCATTGACGAGCATCATCGTTCACAGTTTGCCGACCGCAACTCGATTCTACTCCATGCCCCTGCCACCAGCTCGCCACTTCGGTCTgagctgctggccgacgAGGCTCAAGAGGCGGATACGCCGTCTGTGCCTGCCCCTCCTTCGCATGGGTGGGCGTACGCAGTGACCAGGCCCATGATCCGCTTTTGGCACGCGTTCCTGAATTTCATGACTGTGCCGCTATGGGCAGCATTGCTGAGCTTTATCATTGTTCTTTTACCGAAAGTCCAAAATTTTGTCAAGTCCGTCGACCCGTTTGTTGATGCGGTTGAGCAGCTAGGACAATGCAGTGTGCCCATGTCGATTCTCGTTCTGGGCTCCTATTTCCACGACTCGGACGAGGATGAGTCCAACGTGACAAACCACGGCTCGATGATGTCTGCGAGAGAAGACGCCCCTGATGCACACGAGCATGCGGCTGAGGCCGCGTGGGAAAAGCGGATGACTTGGCGCACCATCGTCGCTGCAAGTGCGAGTCGCATGATTGTGACGCCGCTCCTCATGCTGCCTCTCGTCGCATACGTGTGCTTGACCAACGATACGGAGGTGGTCGGTGATCCTGTCTTTATTGCATGTGCATGCCTGGTGATCGGCTCCCCACCTGCTCTTACGCTGGCCCAGATCTCGAGGCAGCGTGGCGATCCCTCCAGCAACCTCGAAGCACTCATTAGTGGTACCATCTTTGTGTCTTACATCTTCCTCACGGGCCCTGTGACTGTGCTGCTAGTGTTTTTCGCGCTATACATCGACAAAATGCAGGCCCTGTTCCTATAG
- a CDS encoding protein SHQ1: protein MQLVTPSFHVEQDASFVHVSISCVDAKVAEVRIVAEERTFGCFVDPVYLPLNLPCAVESMSETCALTSSPHGTYDPKTQTFTVHIKKRVHGEHFPGLEALRPQILSDNEMAQLEEASRQQSEHPYGLMSSYVPLSHAYADMMRNGRVPILDIVDPTVVPLAERSMRAEELEIQKWDEGMYLDSYVDVDGDVAAAMHVVPALLRKDVPQGTQPAWAGPLPPTEQAQACLVQVVFAYLYEMHVSSNEASTESAWTICKLCRSLTCFSEPLPPGTDVQDVLRWSFRRALTYPLYRSWALCERICSDAHELFNLPDAKARILHMLRDMDAIFALAPTGTGLAEPMELALQLVWDAWLAPLESWIHAASDDDIKAMASIWNARMSKDAVGTPGEWDLEAWEAAAREAQEHGEGGFV from the coding sequence ATGCAGCTAGTGACGCCTTCGTTCCATGTTGAGCAGGACGCGTCGTTCGTCCACGTAAGCATTTCGTGCGTGGATGCCAAAGTCGCTGAGGTGCGTATCGTAGCTGAGGAGCGAACGTTTGGATGCTTTGTGGACCCCGTATATTTGCCGCTGAATTTGCCCTGTGCGGTAGAAAGCATGAGTGAGACGTGTGCCTTGACGTCGTCGCCTCATGGCACGTACGATCCAAAGACGCAAACGTTTACGGTGCACATAAAAAAGCGTGTGCATGGCGAACACTTTCCTGGTCTCGAAGCTCTGCGTCCACAGATTCTGTCGGACAACGAAATGGCGCAACTCGAGGAGGCATCGCGTCAGCAGAGCGAGCATCCGTACGGTTTGATGTCTTCGTATGTGCCTCTTTCGCATGCGTACGCGGACATGATGAGAAATGGACGCGTTCCGATCCTGGACATCGTGGATCCCAcggtcgtgccgctcgcggagcgatcgatgcgcgcggAAGAGCTTGAAATACAAAAGTGGGATGAAGGCATGTATCTCGACAGTTATGTCGACGTAGACGGCGATGTGGCcgccgcgatgcatgtgGTGCCTGCTTTATTGCGGAAAGATGTGCCACAAGGTACACAGCCCGCCTGGGCGGGCCCCCTCCCACCTACAGAGCAAGCCCAGGCATGCTTGGTGCAGGTGGTGTTTGCGTACCTGTATGAGATGCATGTTTCGAGCAATGAGGCGTCTACCGAGTCGGCTTGGACTATCTGCAAGCTGTGCCGTTCACTGACATGCTTCTCTgagccgctgccgcccggCACAGACGTACAAGATGTACTGCGGTGGTCGTTCCGTCGCGCACTGACATATCCTCTGTACCGCTCGTGGGCGCTGTGTGAGCGTATTTGCAGCGATGCACACGAGCTCTTCAACTTGCCAgatgccaaggcacgcatCCTGCATATGTtgcgcgacatggacgcTATATTCGCACTGGCCCCTACCGGTACAGGCCTCGCCGAGCCCATGGAGCTGGCTCTGCAACTCGTGTGGgacgcatggctcgcgcCCCTGGAGAGCTGGATTCATGCCGCATCAGACGACGATATTAAGGCCATGGCATCCATCTGGAATGCGCGCATGTCCAAAGACGCCGTCGGGACGCCCGGAGAGTGGGACCTCGAGGCTTGGGAAGCGGCGGCACGTGAGGCCCAAGAACACGGCGAAGGCGGTTTTGTCTAG
- a CDS encoding ubiquitin-protein ligase E3 D, producing the protein MSTTSGAPKRRRSVATDTGLKTQRRYSDLRELHVALEFQRHIHRVTVLAQAPATCSSNTPLQCTVKALNDKALLQFAHAALPPVCVQVPWPVVPGSYAASFSDGYVFTIPTQPMGRTCQPPPSSPWHEFTQKDIDALQCARCAQTLVQFTPRAHLRALPSEHWEELVDAWMCHGDQRLNASVTQGRRDVDVHRVPRDDELWVSSLWLKTSSASITSGVCIRGEAQDNFSETHAFPVQCTQCHAVLGAAVEPVNAGDHATSVQWLQCSVMPAHVPTDLGFLGLVLSNYLVEQTERQAVHRFVVCAMQASEPAPRLVLWVFQPLITLSIPPLERPCDACKLLYKPGATQPDMAQHIPLVLPAEVCDALHDALQDSAQIYPASRRVLGDWHVGWLPRRWI; encoded by the exons ATGTCCACCACATCGGGGGCACCGAAGCGGCGACGCTCTGTGGCCACAGACACCGGGCTCAAGACGCAGCGAAGGTACTCTGACTTGCGTGAGCTACATGTTGCGCTAGAGTTTCAGCGCCATATCCATCGTGTCACCGTGttggcacaggcgccaGCCACGTGCTCGTCGAATACGCCGCTCCAATGTACGGTCAAGGCGCTAAACGACAAGGCGCTCTTGCAGTttgcgcatgcagcgctcCCTCCTGTGTGTGTGCAAGTGCCGTGGCCTGTTGTGCCTGGGTCCTACGCAGCGTCCTTCAGTGATGGCTATGTCTTTACGATTCCGACGCAGCCTATGGGACGTACGTGCCAACCGCCGCCTTCTTCGCCGTGGCACGAGTTCACCCAGAAGGATATTGATGCTTTGCAGTGCGCTCGATGTGCACAAACGCTCGTCCAGTTCACCCCGCGCGCGCATCTACGTGCATTGCCCTCCGAGCACTGGGAAGAGCTAGTGGATGCATGGATGTGCCATGGTGACCAGCGCTTGAATGCGAGTGTGACGCAGGGTCGCCGTGATGTCGATGTGCACCGCGTGCCACGCGATGATGAACTGTGGGTCTCGAGTCTGTGGCTCAAgacgtcgagcgcgtccATAACATCGGGCGTCTGTATCCGAGGCGAGGCGCAGGACAATTTTTCCGAG ACGCATGCATTTCCCGTACAATGCACACAATGTCATGCTGTTCTCGGTGCGGCGGTCGAGCCCGTCAACGCCGGGGACCACGCCACATCCGTCCAATGGCTTCAATGCAGTGTGATgccggcgcatgtgccgacAGACTTGGGCTTCCTAGGTCTGGTATTAAGCAACTATCTTGTCGAGCAGACAGAGCGgcaggccgtgcaccgCTTTGTCGTTTGCGCCATGCAGGCGTCAGAGCCCGCGCCACGCTTGGTGCTGTGGGTGTTCCAACCGCTCATTACGCTCTCGATACCCCCTTTGGAGCGGCCATGCGACGCTTGCAAACTCCTGTACAAGCCTGGggcgacgcagcctgaCATGGCACAGCACATACCCCTTGTCCTGCCCGCCGAAGTATGTGATGCACTGCACGATGCCTTGCAAGACAGCGCACAGATATACCCTGCCTCGCGCCGTGTCTTGGGCGACTGGCACGTGGGATGGCTTCCTCGTAGATGGATATGA